In Capsicum annuum cultivar UCD-10X-F1 chromosome 7, UCD10Xv1.1, whole genome shotgun sequence, one genomic interval encodes:
- the LOC107877721 gene encoding pyrophosphate-energized vacuolar membrane proton pump encodes MGTMLLPDLGMEILIPACAVIGIAFSLFQWFLVSKVHVSADKTHHHSSVGGGDDKNGFAESLIEEEEGINDHNVVQKCGEIQSAISEGATSFLFTMYQYVGVFMVAFAILIFVFLGSVEGFSTKNQPCTYDSTKTCKPALATAVFSTVSFLLGAVTSVISGFLGMKIATYANARTTLEARKGVGKAFIVAFRSGAVMGFLLAANGLLVLFITILLFKMYYGEDWEGLFEAITGYGLGGSSMALFGRVGGGIYTKAADVGADLVGKVERNIPEDDPRNPAVIADNVGDNVGDIAGMGSDLFGSYAESSCAALVVASISSFGVNHELTAMLYPLLVSSVGILVCLLTTLFATDFFEVKDVKEIEPALKKQLIISTALMTVGIAIVSWVALPTTFTIFNFGVQKEVQSWQLFLCVGVGLWAGLIIGFVTEYYTSNAYSPVQDVADSCRTGAATNVIFGLALGYKSVIIPIFAIAISIFVSFSFAAMYGIAVAALGMLSTIATGLAIDAYGPISDNAGGIAEMAGMSHRIRERTDALDAAGNTTAAIGKGFAIGSAALVSLALFGAFVSRAAISTVDVLTPKVFIGLLVGAMLPYWFSAMTMKSVGSAALKMVEEVRRQFNTIPGLMEGTAKPDYATCVKISTDASIKEMIPPGALVMLTPLIVGILFGVETLSGVLAGSLVSGVQIAISASNTGGAWDNAKKYIEAGASEHARTLGPKGSDAHKAAVIGDTVGDPLKDTSGPSLNILIKLMAVESLVFAPFFATHGGLLFKLF; translated from the exons ATGGGAACGATGCTTTTACCAGATCTCGGAATGGAGATTTTGATTCCGGCATGTGCCGTTATCGGAATTGCTTTCTCACTATTCCAGTGGTTTCTCGTATCGAAAGTTCATGTCAGTGCTGATAAGACTCATCATCATTCGTCTGTCGGTGGTGGTGATGATAAGAATGGATTTGCTGAATCTCTTATTGAGGAAGAAGAAGGCATTAATGACCATAACGTTGTTCAAAAATGCGGTGAAATTCAAAGCGCCATATCTGAAG GAGCAACCTCATTTCTCTTTACGATGTACCAGTATGTTGGTGTTTTCATGGTTGCTTTTGCAATTTTAATCTTTGTTTTCCTCGGCTCTGTTGAGGGATTCAGCACAAAGAACCAGCCTTGTACATATGACAGCACCAAAACTTGCAAGCCAGCTCTTGCAACTGCTGTCTTCAGCACCGTATCCTTCCTGCTTGGTGCTGTTACCTCTGTGATATCCGGATTCCTTGGAATGAAAATTGCCACATATGCAAATGCCAGAACTACCTTGGAGGCTAGAAAAGGTGTCGGGAAGGCTTTTATTGTTGCATTCAGATCTGGTGCTGTAATGGGCTTCCTTCTTGCTGCTAACGGTCTTTTGGTTTTGTTCATAACCATCCTTCTGTTTAAGATGTACTACGGTGAGGATTGGGAAGGTCTATTTGAGGCTATAACTGGTTATGGTCTTGGTGGATCTTCAATGGCCCTCTTTGGTAGAGTTGGTGGAGGAATTTATACCAAAGCAGCAGATGTTGGAGCTGATCTTGTCGGCAAGGTGGAGAGGAACATCCCTGAAGATGATCCTAGAAACCCAGCG GTGATTGCTGACAATGTTGGGGACAATGTCGGAGATATTGCTGGTATGGGATCAGATCTGTTTGGATCTTATGCAGAGTCATCCTGTGCAGCTCTTGTTGTTGCTTCAATCTCCTCCTTCGGTGTTAATCATGAGCTTACTGCTATGCTATATCCCCTTCTAGTCAGCTCTGTCGGCATCCTTGTCTGTTTGCTTACCACCTTATTTGCAACTGATTTCTTTGAAGTCAAGGATGTTAAGGAAATTGAGCCAGCATTGAAGAAGCAACTCATTATCTCTACTGCTCTCATGACTGTTGGGATTGCTATTGTTAGTTGGGTTGCCCTTCCAACGACCTTCACAATATTCAATTTTGGAGTTCAGAAAGAAGTACAAAGCTG GCAGTTGTTCTTGTGTGTCGGAGTTGGTTTGTGGGCCGGACTTATTATTGGATTTGTCACCGAGTACTATACCAGCAATGCTTACAG CCCCGTGCAAGATGTTGCTGATTCATGCCGCACTGGTGCTGCCACCAATGTTATTTTTGGCCTTGCATTGGGTTACAAATCAGTTATCATTCCCATTTTTGCCATTGCAATCAGTATATTTGTTAGCTTCAGCTTCGCTGCAATGTATGGCATTGCAGTTGCTGCCCTTGGAATGCTGAGCACTATAGCCACTGGTTTGGCAATTGATGCATATGGTCCCATTAGTGATAATGCAGGAGGCATCGCTGAGATGGCCGGAATGAGCCACAGAATCAGAGAGAGAACTGATGCACTTGATGCCGCTGGAAACACCACTGCAGCTATTGGAAAG GGATTTGCTATTGGCTCTGCTGCGCTCGTGTCTCTGGCACTCTTTGGGGCGTTTGTCAGCCGGGCAGCAATTTCCACTGTAGATGTCTTGACACCTAAAGTATTCATCGGTTTGCTAGTTGGTGCAATGCTTCCTTATTGGTTCTCCGCTATGACAATGAAGAGTGTTGGAAGCGCTGCTCTTAAGATGGTTGAGGAAGTGCGCAGGCAATTCAACACCATCCCTGGTCTCATGGAAGGAACTGCTAAGCCTGACTATGCCACTTGTGTCAAGATCTCCACAGATGCATCAATCAAGGAGATGATCCCACCTGGTGCTCTTGTCATGCTCACTCCATTGATTGTTGGGATCTTGTTTGGCGTCGAAACACTTTCTGGTGTGCTTGCTGGATCTCTCGTTTCCGGTGTACAG ATTGCCATTTCTGCATCTAACACTGGTGGTGCCTGGGACAACGCTAAGAAGTACATCGAG GCTGGAGCCTCAGAACATGCAAGAACTCTTGGCCCCAAGGGATCTGATGCACACAAAGCTGCCGTAATTGGCGACACTGTTGGTGACCCTCTTAAGGACACATCTGGACCATCATTGAACATTCTTATCAAGCTGATGGCTGTTGAATCCCTCGTGTTTGCTCCCTTCTTCGCCACACACGGTGGTCTCCTCTTCAAGCTCTTTTAA